Proteins encoded by one window of Halorubrum ruber:
- a CDS encoding alpha/beta fold hydrolase: MPYATNAGTEIRYEVDAPDAGDPNEAVIFCGDVGLGAWQFGWQHAALAGPHTVITPETRGVGRSDAPPDPYGIEALAADLDAVCAAEGIRNAHFVGYGLGGMVALTAALTSSRPASVAVVGTPPAGDAYNPDGVWADPSDPAAVEGSLNGLLSPDFREAHPDALSRIAEWRLAEDAGREAYEAHRAAVEGFDLTDGLFEVTTPALVVHGSDDTVCPVTAGETLAEGLPRGEFHAVEGARHLVGVEASAAVNDMLTGWLAEHATDRFE; the protein is encoded by the coding sequence ATGCCCTACGCGACCAACGCCGGCACCGAGATCCGGTACGAGGTAGACGCCCCCGACGCCGGCGACCCAAACGAGGCGGTCATCTTCTGCGGCGACGTCGGGCTCGGCGCCTGGCAGTTCGGCTGGCAGCACGCCGCGCTGGCCGGGCCGCACACGGTTATCACGCCGGAGACGCGCGGTGTCGGTCGGTCAGACGCGCCGCCGGACCCCTACGGGATCGAGGCGCTCGCGGCCGATCTCGACGCGGTCTGCGCGGCCGAAGGGATCCGAAACGCTCATTTCGTCGGGTACGGCCTCGGCGGGATGGTCGCCCTCACCGCCGCGCTGACTTCTTCGCGGCCGGCGAGCGTCGCCGTGGTGGGAACGCCCCCCGCAGGCGACGCGTACAACCCCGACGGCGTCTGGGCCGATCCGAGCGACCCGGCCGCGGTCGAGGGGTCGCTAAACGGGCTGCTCTCGCCCGACTTCCGCGAGGCGCACCCGGACGCGCTCTCGCGGATCGCGGAGTGGCGCCTCGCGGAGGACGCCGGCCGCGAGGCGTACGAGGCGCACCGCGCCGCGGTCGAGGGGTTCGACCTGACCGACGGACTGTTCGAGGTGACGACGCCGGCCCTCGTCGTCCACGGGAGCGACGACACGGTCTGTCCGGTCACGGCCGGCGAGACGCTCGCGGAGGGGCTCCCGCGCGGCGAGTTCCACGCCGTCGAGGGCGCCCGGCACCTCGTCGGGGTCGAGGCGTCGGCGGCGGTCAACGACATGCTCACGGGCTGGCTCGCCGAACACGCGACCGACCGGTTCGAGTAG
- a CDS encoding H/ACA ribonucleoprotein complex subunit GAR1, producing MRRVGTVVRTAGGLAIARGDAGEDPPRIGASVVDESLSTVGRVVDVFGPAGHPYVAVTPSDGVGLADLVGGKLYAR from the coding sequence GTGCGGCGCGTCGGCACCGTCGTCCGGACCGCCGGGGGGCTCGCGATCGCCCGCGGCGACGCCGGAGAGGATCCCCCGCGGATCGGCGCGAGCGTCGTCGACGAGTCGCTCTCGACGGTCGGGCGCGTCGTCGACGTGTTCGGGCCCGCCGGTCACCCCTACGTGGCCGTCACGCCGAGTGACGGCGTCGGACTCGCCGACCTCGTCGGCGGGAAGCTGTACGCGCGGTAG
- a CDS encoding ATP-binding protein, producing the protein MTSALGEHASVLVLDDDPEFAGELGSHLGAERRDSDDGDAVETHAAAPDGVDDARLAGADVTVVGGEAGLERVRPVDRVGAVVAYVDDPTGRVATDPLVDAVAGTPEALSETVSWLLARDRRSVVRSKPARTPSRIEQLNAGMAELAAVRSVDEAYRATIAVAEQVFPGYQGVVAVRDGEWVEPVVASSGTPVEDCNRVRVGSGVAGRAVQTGDASIAPNPNPESRFDTVLTVPVGDDVVFQLAADATGSGAEFDDADRRLAELLASHLEETLDRIDVTETLRAERDRLLALFTNVPDPAIAYDYVDGEPIVRQVNEAFEATFGYDAETVLGESIDDYIVPPDAESEANDLNEQLQRGENVRREVTRTTTDGPRHFILHVIPIHLDAANAAGYAIYTDVTDRREREETLRRQNERLDEFASIVSHDLRNPLSVAEGYVDLARETGDIDHLDRAADAIDRMDELVEDLLSLAREGRSVGETESVSLADVAREAWSSVETDGATLTVEADGTLEANRTRLRELLENVFRNSVEHGSTSGRIGPDDPLSVRVGAGTLHDDGEAVSGFYVEDDGIGLPDDADRVFDSGFTTEESGTGLGLAISERIAEAHGWTAHALAGADGGARFEFRTG; encoded by the coding sequence GTGACTTCCGCGTTGGGCGAGCACGCCTCGGTCCTCGTGCTCGACGACGACCCCGAGTTCGCCGGCGAGCTCGGGTCCCACCTCGGCGCCGAGCGCCGCGACTCCGACGACGGCGATGCGGTCGAGACGCACGCCGCCGCCCCGGACGGCGTCGACGATGCTCGCCTCGCCGGGGCCGACGTGACGGTCGTCGGCGGCGAGGCGGGACTCGAACGGGTCCGGCCGGTCGACCGCGTCGGCGCCGTGGTCGCGTACGTCGACGACCCGACGGGCCGCGTCGCGACCGACCCGCTCGTGGACGCGGTCGCGGGCACGCCCGAGGCGCTCTCGGAGACGGTGTCGTGGCTGCTCGCCCGCGACCGCCGGTCGGTCGTCCGGTCGAAACCGGCCCGGACCCCCTCGCGGATCGAACAGCTCAACGCCGGGATGGCGGAGCTCGCCGCCGTCAGGTCGGTCGACGAGGCGTACCGGGCGACCATCGCGGTCGCCGAGCAGGTGTTTCCCGGATATCAGGGCGTGGTCGCGGTCCGCGACGGGGAGTGGGTCGAACCTGTGGTCGCCTCCAGCGGGACGCCCGTCGAGGACTGTAACCGCGTCCGCGTCGGGAGCGGCGTGGCCGGCAGGGCCGTCCAGACCGGCGACGCCTCCATCGCGCCGAACCCGAACCCGGAGAGCCGGTTCGACACGGTGCTCACCGTCCCCGTGGGCGACGACGTCGTCTTCCAGCTCGCGGCGGACGCGACCGGCAGCGGCGCCGAGTTCGACGACGCCGACCGCCGGCTCGCGGAGCTGCTCGCCTCCCACCTCGAGGAGACCCTCGATCGGATCGACGTCACCGAGACGCTCAGGGCCGAGCGGGACCGGCTGCTCGCGCTGTTCACGAACGTTCCCGACCCCGCCATCGCCTACGACTACGTCGACGGCGAGCCGATCGTCCGCCAGGTGAACGAGGCGTTCGAGGCGACGTTCGGCTACGACGCCGAGACCGTGCTCGGCGAGTCCATCGACGACTACATCGTTCCCCCCGACGCTGAATCGGAGGCTAACGACCTCAACGAGCAGCTCCAGCGCGGCGAGAACGTCCGTCGGGAGGTGACGCGGACCACTACTGACGGGCCGCGCCACTTCATTCTCCACGTCATTCCGATCCACCTCGACGCCGCCAACGCGGCGGGCTACGCCATCTACACCGACGTTACCGACCGGCGCGAACGCGAGGAGACCCTCCGGCGACAGAACGAGCGACTCGACGAGTTCGCGAGCATCGTCTCCCACGACCTCCGAAACCCGCTGTCGGTCGCGGAGGGGTACGTCGACCTCGCCCGCGAGACCGGGGACATCGACCACCTCGACAGGGCGGCCGACGCCATCGACCGGATGGACGAGCTGGTCGAGGATCTTCTGTCGCTGGCCAGGGAAGGGCGGTCGGTCGGCGAGACGGAGTCCGTCTCGCTGGCCGACGTCGCCCGGGAGGCGTGGAGCAGCGTCGAAACCGACGGTGCGACGCTGACCGTCGAGGCCGACGGAACCCTGGAGGCGAACCGGACGCGGCTGCGCGAGCTGTTGGAGAACGTCTTCCGGAACAGCGTGGAACACGGTTCCACGAGCGGCCGGATAGGCCCCGACGACCCGCTCTCGGTCCGCGTCGGGGCGGGGACGCTCCACGACGACGGGGAGGCCGTGTCGGGGTTCTACGTCGAAGACGACGGGATCGGGCTCCCCGACGATGCGGACCGAGTGTTCGACAGCGGCTTCACGACCGAGGAGTCGGGCACGGGGCTCGGGCTCGCCATCAGCGAGCGCATTGCCGAGGCGCACGGGTGGACCGCCCACGCGCTCGCCGGCGCGGACGGCGGGGCCCGCTTCGAGTTCCGGACCGGCTGA
- the alaS gene encoding alanine--tRNA ligase gives MSDLEAEYRLDYFEEEGFERKECTSCGAHFWTRDAERELCGEPPCEDYSFIDDPGFPEAHSLSEMREAFLSFFEDHGHERIDPYPVAANRWRDDVLLTQASIYDFQPLVTSGRTPPPANPLTISQPCIRMQDIDNVGKTGRHTMAFEMMAHHAFNTREEVDEDEYAYHGEVYWKDETVQYCDELFESLGADLEEITYIEDPWVGGGNAGPAIEVIYKGAELATLVFMCMEQDPDGDYEMKDGNTYSFMDTYIVDTGYGLERWTWMSQGTATVYEAIYPDAIDFLKENAGIEHTEAEREIVHRAAKLSGRLDIDDVDDVEAARGDIADRLDVDVDRLRELVEPLESIYAIADHSRTLAYMFGDEIVPSNVGTGYLARMVLRRMKRLVDEVGVDAPLDELVDMQADRLGYENRDTIREIVRSEERKYERTLERGARKVEQLADEYAGTGEPIPTEELLELYDSHGIQPDMVADIADERGAAVDVPDDFYALVADRHEEGDAAATADERDERLADLPETEKLFYDDQGRTEFEAVVLDVLDAEEGYDVVLDQTMFYPEGGGQPADRGQLTVGETTVDVEDVQEADGVVLHRTDADPGKGEFVKGQVDGDRRERLRAHHTATHLIGHAAREVLGDHVRQAGAQKGTDSARLDVRHFERITREDVKAIERVANELVRDDVPVRQEWPDRNEAEAEHGFDLYQGGVPPGTNVRLIHVGDADVQACAGTHVNRTGEIGAVKVLKTEPVQDGVERIAFAAGAAAVEATQRTEDALYDAADVLDVDPLDVPETAERFFEEWKARGKEIESLKEELAAARASGGADAEEVEVAGTTAVIQRLDGDADELRATANAHVDDGKVAVIGSGADGSASFVVGVPDGVDVNAGQVVSELAGRVGGGGGGPPDFAQGGGPDVDALDDALDAAPDVLRSLQEA, from the coding sequence ATGAGCGATCTCGAAGCGGAGTACCGTCTCGACTACTTCGAGGAGGAGGGGTTCGAGCGCAAGGAATGCACCTCCTGCGGCGCGCACTTCTGGACCCGCGACGCGGAGCGAGAACTGTGCGGCGAGCCGCCCTGCGAGGACTACAGCTTCATCGACGACCCGGGCTTCCCGGAGGCCCACTCGCTGTCGGAGATGCGCGAGGCGTTCCTCTCCTTCTTCGAAGACCACGGCCACGAGCGGATCGATCCGTACCCGGTCGCCGCGAACCGCTGGCGCGACGACGTCCTCCTGACGCAGGCGTCGATCTACGACTTCCAGCCGCTCGTCACCTCGGGACGGACGCCGCCGCCGGCGAACCCGCTGACCATCTCACAGCCCTGTATCCGGATGCAGGACATCGACAACGTCGGCAAGACGGGCCGCCACACGATGGCGTTCGAGATGATGGCCCACCACGCGTTCAACACACGCGAGGAGGTCGACGAGGACGAGTACGCCTACCACGGCGAAGTGTACTGGAAAGACGAGACGGTACAGTACTGCGACGAGCTGTTCGAGTCGCTCGGCGCGGACCTTGAGGAGATCACCTACATCGAGGACCCGTGGGTCGGCGGCGGCAACGCCGGCCCCGCCATCGAGGTCATCTACAAGGGCGCCGAGCTGGCGACGCTCGTCTTCATGTGTATGGAGCAGGACCCCGACGGCGACTACGAGATGAAGGACGGGAACACGTACTCGTTCATGGACACGTACATCGTCGACACCGGGTACGGGCTCGAACGGTGGACCTGGATGAGCCAAGGGACCGCGACGGTGTACGAGGCGATCTATCCCGACGCGATCGACTTTTTGAAGGAGAACGCCGGGATCGAACACACCGAGGCGGAACGCGAGATCGTCCACCGCGCCGCGAAGCTCTCCGGCCGGCTCGACATCGACGACGTCGACGACGTGGAGGCCGCCCGCGGCGACATCGCCGACCGGCTCGACGTCGACGTCGACCGGCTGCGCGAGCTAGTGGAGCCGCTCGAATCGATCTACGCGATCGCCGACCACTCGCGGACGCTCGCGTACATGTTCGGCGACGAGATCGTCCCCTCGAACGTCGGCACGGGCTACCTCGCCCGGATGGTGTTACGGCGGATGAAGCGGCTCGTCGACGAGGTGGGCGTCGACGCCCCGCTCGACGAACTGGTCGACATGCAGGCCGATCGGCTCGGCTACGAGAACCGCGACACGATCCGCGAAATCGTCCGCAGCGAGGAGCGGAAGTACGAGCGGACCTTAGAGCGCGGCGCCCGCAAGGTCGAGCAGCTCGCCGACGAGTACGCCGGCACCGGCGAGCCGATCCCGACCGAGGAGCTCTTAGAGCTGTACGACTCCCACGGGATCCAGCCCGACATGGTCGCCGACATCGCCGACGAGCGCGGCGCGGCCGTCGACGTGCCCGACGACTTCTACGCGCTCGTCGCCGACCGGCACGAGGAGGGCGACGCCGCGGCGACGGCCGACGAGCGCGACGAGCGGCTCGCCGACCTCCCCGAGACCGAGAAGCTGTTCTACGACGACCAGGGCCGCACGGAGTTCGAGGCGGTCGTCCTCGACGTTTTGGACGCTGAGGAGGGGTACGACGTCGTCTTGGACCAGACGATGTTCTACCCCGAGGGCGGCGGCCAGCCGGCCGACAGGGGCCAACTCACGGTCGGCGAGACCACCGTCGACGTCGAGGACGTCCAGGAGGCCGACGGGGTCGTCCTCCACCGCACGGACGCGGATCCCGGGAAAGGCGAGTTCGTCAAGGGGCAGGTTGACGGCGACCGCCGCGAGCGGCTCCGCGCGCACCACACCGCGACCCACCTGATCGGCCACGCCGCCCGCGAGGTGCTCGGCGACCACGTCCGACAGGCGGGCGCCCAGAAGGGGACCGACTCCGCGCGGCTCGACGTGCGCCACTTCGAGCGCATCACCCGCGAGGACGTGAAAGCCATCGAGCGCGTCGCCAACGAGCTGGTCCGCGACGACGTCCCCGTCCGTCAGGAGTGGCCCGACCGCAACGAGGCAGAGGCGGAACACGGCTTCGACCTGTACCAGGGCGGCGTCCCGCCGGGAACGAACGTCCGGCTGATCCATGTCGGCGACGCCGACGTTCAGGCCTGCGCGGGCACGCACGTGAACCGGACCGGCGAGATCGGCGCCGTGAAGGTGCTGAAGACGGAGCCGGTTCAGGACGGCGTCGAGCGCATCGCCTTCGCCGCGGGTGCCGCGGCCGTCGAGGCGACGCAGCGCACCGAGGACGCGCTGTACGACGCGGCCGACGTGTTAGACGTCGACCCGCTCGACGTGCCCGAGACGGCCGAGCGCTTCTTCGAGGAGTGGAAGGCGCGGGGCAAGGAGATCGAGTCGCTCAAGGAGGAGCTGGCGGCCGCGCGCGCCTCCGGCGGCGCCGACGCCGAGGAGGTCGAGGTCGCCGGGACGACCGCGGTGATCCAGCGGCTCGACGGCGACGCCGACGAGCTGCGCGCGACCGCGAACGCCCACGTCGACGACGGGAAGGTGGCGGTGATCGGCAGCGGCGCCGACGGCTCCGCGAGCTTCGTCGTCGGCGTCCCCGACGGCGTCGACGTGAACGCCGGGCAGGTCGTCTCCGAGCTCGCCGGGCGCGTGGGCGGCGGCGGCGGCGGTCCGCCGGACTTCGCGCAGGGCGGCGGCCCGGACGTCGACGCGCTCGACGACGCGCTCGACGCGGCGCCGGACGTCCTTCGCAGCCTTCAGGAGGCCTAG
- a CDS encoding type 1 glutamine amidotransferase, with the protein MTRLRFALLNAAHDGANTRRNFRRELDVDLVEFDAVDGDLPDHTEFDGVVVTGSRSSVYWDEAWIPPLVDYVAEAAEAGCPVLGVCYGHQVLAEALGGRVAGMDGFEIGYNEIRRVRDDPLFEGIDESFTAFTTHGDAVVELPPSATLLAENDRGVHAFRDGHCWGVQFHPEYDVETAREVTDGKREQIGDARVDGVLESITPAAYDAACEAKALFENFTAYAARLAGERSERAAADD; encoded by the coding sequence ATGACTCGTCTCCGGTTCGCTCTGCTGAACGCCGCCCACGACGGCGCGAACACCCGTCGGAACTTCCGCCGGGAGCTCGACGTCGACCTCGTCGAGTTCGACGCGGTCGACGGCGACCTCCCCGACCACACCGAGTTCGACGGCGTCGTCGTGACGGGATCGCGCTCGTCGGTCTACTGGGACGAGGCGTGGATCCCGCCGCTCGTCGACTACGTCGCCGAGGCCGCCGAGGCCGGCTGTCCCGTTCTCGGCGTCTGTTACGGCCACCAGGTGCTCGCAGAGGCGCTCGGCGGCCGCGTCGCGGGGATGGACGGGTTCGAGATCGGCTACAACGAGATCCGCCGCGTCCGCGACGACCCGCTGTTCGAGGGGATCGACGAGTCGTTCACCGCCTTCACGACCCACGGCGACGCGGTCGTTGAGCTCCCGCCGTCGGCGACGCTGCTCGCCGAGAACGACCGCGGCGTCCACGCGTTCCGCGACGGCCACTGCTGGGGCGTCCAGTTCCACCCCGAGTACGACGTCGAGACCGCCCGCGAGGTGACGGACGGGAAGCGCGAGCAGATCGGCGACGCCCGCGTGGACGGCGTCCTCGAATCGATCACGCCGGCGGCGTACGACGCCGCCTGCGAGGCGAAGGCGCTGTTCGAGAACTTCACCGCCTACGCCGCGCGGCTGGCGGGCGAGCGGTCGGAGCGGGCGGCCGCGGACGACTGA
- the srp19 gene encoding signal recognition particle subunit SRP19, translated as MVENVVYPAYFDAELSRSEGRRVPTDLAVEAPTVDEIAKAVQQVGYDAVVERDATYSREFEPRGYVAVKGTEDTAKNDLVQAIAAYLGVLRE; from the coding sequence ATGGTCGAGAACGTCGTCTACCCCGCCTACTTCGACGCCGAGCTGTCCCGCTCGGAGGGCCGCCGCGTCCCGACGGACCTGGCGGTCGAAGCGCCGACCGTCGACGAGATCGCGAAGGCCGTCCAGCAGGTCGGCTACGACGCCGTCGTCGAGCGCGACGCGACGTACTCCCGAGAGTTCGAACCCCGCGGCTACGTGGCCGTCAAGGGCACCGAGGACACCGCGAAGAACGACCTCGTCCAGGCGATCGCCGCGTACCTCGGCGTGCTCCGGGAGTAA
- a CDS encoding PINc/VapC family ATPase, with product MNVVPDTSAVVDGRVSERVADGTYESVTVFVPEAVVGELESQANDGLESGWDGLSELKRLADYADDGTIELRYVGERASGDARSNAHEGDVDALIRDLAADHDATLLSSDVVQAEVARAKGLDVEYVEPVARGVVDELPIQDFFTDETMSVHLKTGTVPKAKRGTLGEMRYVEIADEETDEEQMREWANSIVDLARQSNEGFIELSDDGMDIVQFRNYRIAVARPPFADGIEITAVRPIAKTTLDDYEFADELRDRFTERKRGVLISGSPGAGKSTFAQAVAEFLNDSDYAVKTMEKPRDLQVGPEITQYGALGGEMENTADSLLLVRPDYTIYDEVRKTNDFEVFSDMRMAGVGMVGVVHASRAIDALQRLVGRVELGMIPQIVDTVVYIEAGEVHTVYDVTTEVKVPAGLTAEDLARPVIQVSNFETGRPEYEIYTFNRQVVTVPLDENGGEAESESGVGRIAKKEIEREIKSVAHGRVDVTLNGDDEAVVYVTEGDIGTVIGKGGGRIADIENRLGIDIDVRTHDEKPGGSGSAASGGAAENGRGDGQVGAERGTVVAPEITSRHVVIDVDDGVGETVEVRADGEYLFTATVGRGGEVQVSRGSAIAEELEDAIDRNRTVTVVPAR from the coding sequence ATGAACGTAGTACCGGACACGAGCGCGGTCGTCGACGGCCGCGTGTCCGAACGCGTCGCGGACGGGACCTACGAGTCGGTCACCGTGTTCGTCCCCGAGGCGGTCGTGGGCGAGCTGGAGTCGCAGGCGAACGACGGGCTCGAATCCGGCTGGGACGGGCTGAGCGAGCTGAAGCGGCTCGCCGACTACGCCGACGACGGGACGATCGAGCTCCGGTACGTCGGCGAGCGCGCGAGCGGCGACGCCCGCTCGAACGCCCACGAGGGCGACGTGGACGCGCTGATCCGCGATCTGGCCGCCGACCACGACGCGACCCTCCTCTCCAGCGACGTGGTTCAGGCAGAGGTCGCCCGCGCGAAGGGGCTCGACGTCGAGTACGTCGAGCCGGTCGCCCGCGGCGTCGTTGACGAGCTCCCGATTCAGGACTTTTTCACCGACGAGACGATGTCGGTCCACCTCAAGACCGGCACCGTTCCGAAGGCGAAGCGCGGGACCCTCGGCGAGATGCGCTACGTCGAGATCGCGGACGAGGAGACCGACGAGGAGCAGATGCGCGAGTGGGCCAACTCGATCGTCGACCTCGCCCGCCAGTCGAACGAGGGGTTCATCGAGCTCTCCGACGACGGGATGGACATCGTCCAGTTCCGCAACTACCGGATCGCGGTGGCGCGGCCCCCCTTCGCGGACGGGATCGAGATCACCGCGGTCAGACCGATCGCGAAGACGACTCTCGACGACTACGAGTTCGCCGACGAGCTTCGCGACCGGTTCACGGAGCGCAAGCGCGGCGTGCTCATCTCCGGATCCCCCGGCGCCGGCAAGTCGACGTTCGCGCAGGCGGTCGCGGAGTTCCTCAACGACAGCGACTACGCGGTGAAGACGATGGAGAAGCCGCGTGACCTCCAGGTCGGGCCGGAGATCACGCAGTACGGCGCGCTCGGCGGCGAGATGGAGAACACCGCCGACTCCCTCCTCCTCGTTCGGCCCGACTACACCATCTACGACGAGGTCCGGAAGACGAACGACTTCGAGGTGTTCTCGGACATGCGGATGGCCGGCGTCGGGATGGTCGGCGTCGTCCACGCCTCCCGCGCGATCGACGCGCTCCAGCGGCTCGTCGGCCGCGTCGAGCTCGGAATGATCCCCCAGATCGTCGACACCGTCGTCTACATCGAGGCCGGCGAGGTCCACACCGTCTACGACGTGACCACGGAGGTGAAGGTGCCCGCCGGGCTCACCGCCGAGGACCTCGCCCGCCCGGTCATCCAGGTGTCGAACTTCGAGACCGGCCGACCGGAGTACGAGATCTACACGTTCAACCGCCAGGTCGTCACCGTCCCGCTCGACGAGAACGGCGGCGAGGCCGAAAGCGAGTCCGGCGTCGGCCGCATCGCGAAAAAGGAGATCGAGCGCGAGATCAAGTCGGTTGCGCACGGGCGCGTCGACGTGACGCTCAACGGCGACGACGAAGCGGTCGTCTACGTCACCGAGGGCGACATCGGCACGGTGATCGGGAAGGGCGGTGGCCGCATCGCCGACATCGAGAACCGGCTCGGGATCGACATCGACGTCCGCACGCACGACGAGAAGCCCGGTGGGTCGGGGTCGGCCGCCTCGGGCGGCGCCGCCGAGAACGGCCGCGGCGACGGACAGGTCGGCGCCGAGCGCGGCACGGTGGTCGCCCCGGAGATCACCTCGCGGCACGTCGTCATCGACGTCGACGACGGGGTCGGCGAGACGGTCGAGGTGCGCGCCGACGGCGAGTACCTCTTCACCGCCACCGTCGGCCGCGGCGGCGAGGTCCAGGTCTCCCGCGGCTCCGCCATCGCCGAGGAGTTAGAGGACGCGATCGACCGGAACCGGACGGTGACGGTCGTTCCGGCGCGGTAA
- a CDS encoding NADH-quinone oxidoreductase subunit N: protein MVNGLPAVTALLPALILAFTGLALLLVDTVRPDARSNTSMAVVGAFGSLAALAATVWLTASGGVSPDGGAVLLFADAIKVDTLALFFTAIFASVTALVLVAAHDYFHDHANPAAFYSLVTFAATGMALLAVANSLAVVFVALEMVSLPSYVLVAYLKQDRGSVEAGMKYFLVGALSSAIFLFGISLVYAATGSLILADIASASIEGLAGVLGVGVVMMIGGVAFKTASVPFHFWAPEAYEGAPAPVSAFLSSASKAAGFVVAFRVFTEAFPLEMAVSANVDWMLAFAVLAAVTMTLGNFAAAVQEEVKRMLAYSSIGHAGYALIGVAALTVDGPANGTVMGAAMAHLLVYGFMNTGAFLFVAMAERWGVGRTFEDYAGLARRAPVASTAMAVFMFSLAGLPPFAGFFSKYFLFQAAIDNGFLWLAGLGAINSVVSLYYYSRVVKALWLDDPESSSALDAIDVRPTALYAAVIFAAVATVLLLPGFGPVIETAEAAASALF, encoded by the coding sequence ATGGTTAACGGACTGCCCGCCGTGACGGCGCTGCTGCCGGCGCTGATCCTGGCGTTCACCGGCCTCGCGCTACTGTTGGTCGACACGGTCCGTCCGGACGCGCGGTCGAACACGTCGATGGCGGTCGTCGGGGCGTTCGGCTCGCTCGCCGCGCTGGCGGCCACCGTCTGGCTCACCGCGAGCGGCGGCGTGAGCCCGGACGGCGGCGCGGTGCTGCTGTTCGCCGACGCGATCAAGGTGGACACATTGGCGTTATTCTTCACCGCCATCTTCGCGTCGGTGACCGCGCTGGTCCTCGTCGCCGCGCACGACTACTTCCACGACCACGCCAACCCGGCGGCGTTCTACTCGCTCGTGACGTTCGCCGCGACCGGGATGGCGCTGCTCGCGGTCGCGAACTCGCTCGCGGTCGTGTTCGTCGCCCTCGAGATGGTGTCGCTGCCGTCGTACGTGCTCGTCGCGTACCTCAAGCAGGACCGCGGGAGCGTCGAGGCGGGGATGAAGTACTTCCTCGTCGGCGCGCTCTCGTCGGCGATCTTCCTGTTCGGCATCTCGCTCGTGTACGCCGCGACGGGGTCGCTCATCCTCGCCGACATCGCGTCGGCCTCGATCGAGGGGCTCGCCGGCGTCCTCGGCGTCGGCGTCGTGATGATGATCGGCGGCGTCGCGTTCAAGACGGCCTCCGTCCCGTTCCACTTCTGGGCGCCGGAGGCGTACGAGGGCGCGCCCGCGCCGGTGAGCGCGTTCCTCTCGTCGGCCTCCAAGGCCGCCGGGTTCGTCGTCGCGTTCCGCGTGTTCACCGAGGCGTTCCCGCTGGAGATGGCGGTGTCCGCGAACGTCGACTGGATGCTCGCGTTCGCCGTCCTCGCGGCCGTCACGATGACGCTCGGTAACTTCGCGGCCGCGGTCCAGGAGGAGGTCAAGCGCATGCTCGCGTACTCCTCCATCGGGCACGCCGGGTACGCGCTCATCGGCGTCGCCGCGCTCACGGTCGACGGGCCCGCCAACGGCACCGTCATGGGCGCCGCGATGGCCCACCTGCTCGTCTACGGGTTCATGAACACCGGCGCCTTCCTCTTCGTCGCGATGGCGGAGCGGTGGGGGGTCGGTCGCACCTTCGAGGACTACGCCGGGCTCGCGCGCCGCGCGCCCGTCGCCTCGACGGCGATGGCCGTGTTCATGTTCTCGCTGGCGGGGCTCCCGCCGTTCGCCGGGTTCTTCTCGAAGTACTTCCTGTTCCAGGCGGCCATCGACAACGGCTTCCTGTGGCTCGCGGGGCTCGGCGCGATAAACAGCGTGGTCTCGCTGTACTACTACAGCCGGGTCGTGAAGGCGCTGTGGCTCGACGACCCCGAGTCGTCGAGCGCGCTCGACGCGATCGACGTGCGGCCGACGGCGCTGTACGCCGCGGTCATCTTCGCGGCGGTCGCGACGGTGCTGCTCTTACCCGGTTTCGGCCCCGTCATCGAGACGGCCGAGGCGGCGGCGTCCGCGCTGTTCTGA